Within the Miscanthus floridulus cultivar M001 chromosome 2, ASM1932011v1, whole genome shotgun sequence genome, the region ATTTTTATTAACAGCTCAGGTGGCAGTGGCGTGACGCATATTTGCATGGTAAAGGAAAAGAGCCTCTGgcgctgaaactggctgaaaaacactgttccggctgaattgttgtgagagaaaaatactattccagctaaaaaaagaagtcgaacaagctaTTTTTAAGAAAAGCGAACGTATGTATTCTTATAGCAGCAGTCAGGAATCGGTGATATCAAAAAAAAAAGGCCTGCCGTGATACGCGCATCCTAATTAGCCAGCCAATTAATCAATAATACATACAATTAGTTGACAGTCGGATCATATATATTTGTATGTACTACTAGTATACAATTAGTATGCTATAGTGAACAGTACCCGCGTCGTGTCACGTGTTCTTGCACCACCCCCAGTCCCCAGTCCCCACCATGCCTTCGCCGCGCCGCTTACCAATCCtccctggcggcggcggcggcggtaccGGGTACCCGTGAGGCCGTGACCCCCCCTACCCCTATTTTCGTAGTTCGCACCGAACGCCACAGGGCCGCCCAGCCAGACGACATCGTTGTCGCCGCCTCGCGTCCCAGGTTCCCAGCGCGCCGGAGCAGAGGATCAACAGAGATCGCATGGCGCGCGTCCTCGTCGACTTCGTCCTCGTGGCCACGCTCACCGGTAAGCCCGTCGTGCGAGAGCTCGCCAGTGCCGTCTCGCGTGGcgcggcatgcatgcatgcactcacTCACTCATCCGATCGATCCGAGTATCTGATCCGCGCGTGCTGGCTTTGCATGCAGCGGTCCTCCTCCTCGCGGCggcgcctcctcctccggcgAGGGCGGCGTGGGTGGACTCGGACTACCCGTCGAGCGTGCCGTGCGGGGTGACCATCCCCGTGGAGCAGTGCGACCCGGCGGTCGCCGCGGCGAACGCCGCGTGCCGGGACATGTGCCACTACGGAGGGCGGCGAGGCGGGCGGTGCGTGTCCCCTGGGCGGCTCGCGCTAGTGCAGGGATGTCATTGCAGGTGCTAGCTCGCCGACCGCCaccgggcggcggcggccgggggaCGCAATGTCCTTCCTGTGGGCTGTGGGAATAACAAgcctgcatctgcatgcatgaCAGGTGTGCAGATAGCAGTGACCTAATCGTATCTATAGCTCTGTTTGTTGATGTTGTGCTACAGCACGCAATGTGTTTTGTTCTGCGCATtcagttgttcttttctttagcAAAAATTGCATGTTCCGGCTGCTGCCAGTGCCAAGCAGTATCAACATGCACCGGTTATTTGCTAGTGCGATGACTGCGTAATACTCTCTCCGTCCAAAATACatacgttttagcttttctagatatattgaaTCTACTATATTTGCATTTTTTTTAGACCAAACACATACGCTCTGAGCGTACACACCCCCTATGAACCTATGAACACCTCAAAAAAAAATTGACCGTTACAGAAGTGGGCTAAAACATGATCCATTAATGCAGTACTAATGGGCTTTTAATAAGGGACGGCTTTAAAGCCCATGAGTGGAGGTGAAACATGCAACATTAATTAGTATCATATCGCTAGTTAACGTTGAGATAGAGAGTCCTCCTTCCTATATAAATGTACCAACACCCATGGAAAAAGATAAGTCTCGGTCCTTCCCAGCATGAGTTGTTAAGTGTATGACAAAAATCATGTATCGAAAAAAACCAAAACGTTTATCATTTAGAATGAAGTATATCAAGGCGAATAAGCTTATATATTACATGAAGTGCCACTCAGCGAACACTGTTTTCACACAGCAACAGTCCAAGGAAATAGAGGCAACTCTGCAGCAGCGACATTCGTAGGAATGCTACTAACCCGCGCCTCCATCACGCCGAGCAGTAACTGGAGAGGTCTGAGTTGACAACGGCCGCCTTGCTCAGTGTCCAACCAACCTGTTGCCAAAGTCCTTATCTGTCTGGAGAGTGCTTACTCAATGTCTGTTCTCTCATTATCACTGTGTAGCCTTACGAGCGAGCATATCAAGCATGCTGCTTGTTTGTAATGTCAGTTTTTCCTTGCATGCTTAGAGAGAGACAAATCAGGGCAGGCCAGGCAAGGTCTAGGGCTCCAGGCAGGCCAGGTACATGAACAGCTACCACAATCTTTCTCACAACCAGCGCCAGCCAGGGCAGCTACATGAACATCTGCCGCAATCTTCCTCACAACCCCAACCGAAATTTGCCTCATGGTAACATGTTCCTAGTACGAGCACTGCTTGCTGGCAGCATACAAAACGAGGGATGAGAGCGCCTCCCTGAAGCTACGCTGCTTATTCCCCAGCAGAGAATACCACATCTCAGAAACACTCGTATGGCAGGCAATGTTTACAAATTAGTACACAGCTCATACATCATCACAGTTTACAAATCACAAATGAAAAAGAGGCAGCATCACCACAAAATATCGTTCATCCCTTTCTGCTGAAACCCTACGCTGTACTGGGAATGCAACAGTCCTATAGTCTTATTCACACTTTGCAAACACAACAAACTGATCAAGGACACAGCACTGGTGTGTTGTCCCTATAATAGGCCCTATAATAGGGGTAATGAGTATATCAAGTGGCCTGCATCAGAGACCTCCAAACACACCCCGGGGGTGGAGGTGGACACTATGTTCTGGAGCAAGTACACTCATCAGGATGGTTGTATAGTAGATGTATTCTATCCGACGAGAAAAAGGCAAAAGCAAGAGGTGCGCAACAAGCTGCTGTCTGAGATAGGCTTTGGCTTTACATCTGGATAAATAGCACCCACCcagcaccttctgctcatcaacCACAAATGTACATCTCTGGAGCTGAGTGTCAGCTAGGCTGTTCTGACTTCTGAATATAATTACTGAATGTGGATGCGGACAAAATTCCACGGTTCGCCACTTGTACAGGTGCAAGATTCTGGGCTGATCCTCAGAGCTGCAGACAGTCCGCAGAGTAGTGTATTTACAGCTACTGTACAGGGTTTTTCACTGGCCGGCCCATCAATTGGCATTGTTGAGGCAACAAACTACAGCGAACTTGCCCCTTGACATGGAGTAGTTCACCATCAATACCACATCCATCGTGTGTATTTGGGCCTGCCTTGAGCCTCACAGACTTCACCTGAATTTAGCACAGCAATAAAATGAAGAGTTAAAAAAAACTTTCACATGAAAAATTCTGAAAGAATGATAAACACATAAATCATTAACCATGGCAACTGTCCAATGGTTGTGACATTCGCATGAAATGCCATGGAAATAAATTCCATGACAGTAAATCATACAAGAACATGCATGACAGAAAGCATGGCATTCATCAAGGCATCAAGCCAAAATCAAAGCAACACTATCATGTATAGAGTAATGGAAGATTCAACACTAGGCAAAGAGAAGCAGCCATAGCATACCTTTACATATTCTACATTTGGAAGAGATATGTGCTTTCCAAACTGCAAAAGCACCAAAAATCTCAGTAATCTCAGTCTTCCACTTCCACCAACTAACAGCAGGTCCAAACAATTGTCATCATATTCAGCCTTGGGAGCAACAACCTGAGAGCTCAGACTCTGCACAGTCTTGCATGAATGGTTGCACACCAGTACACCAAGATAGCAGCCCTTTCCTAACTGTCCATCTTTCATCTAAGCTCGGTACCAGCTCCTTAGTCAGACCAAGCTCAATGTCCTCGCGAGGACTATGGAGCTCAATTGAAGTATCAGGTTCCCAGTTAGGTTGATTATCCCATTTAGGTTCATCGTCCCACTTTGGTCCTGAATCCCATACAGCCACAGGTCCAGGATCAGAAATTGTGGACGACGTGTCCTCTTTGTCTGCGTTAACCTTAGAGGATTTTGCATCATTTGTAGCAGACAAGCCTGGCCTTGCCTTTTCAGTCCTTGATTTTGACTTAGATCTACGCCAGTTGGGAGTAGATGTACCATGGGAATGGGGATGAAGCACTTCTTCTGGTTCTTTAAATGTGCTCCCTCTCCCTAATGATAAGCGCTTTGATTTCGGGTCAAGTGCACGAACAACCTCAGAAGGTTCATTATTTGCACAAGGACTACAAACCTCCAGCTCTGCCCCAGACATAATGCCTGTAGACATTATTGAATCAATGCTAGATAAACTTGAGGCGCGTGGTAAACATTCTGCTCTTGATCTCCAAACTACATCATCATATAGATCAGATGCATCGACCTTTTCTTGTCCTGCCAAAATTTTATGCTCAGCGCCATTGACATCTGACACTGGAAGATATTCCAATTCAAAACTGTACTTTGGCAAACACAGGAATTTGAGAAAACCAGCTACAAAGTATCGTAAAGGACCAAAATGCTTCTGATATTTCTCTGAGAGCTCAAGAACTGCAAGAGATGATGGAACGTCACTTTTTTTAATAGCAGAAAAACTAAAAAGTGACCTAAAGCCTAGCTCAAAGGCTAATTTTAGAGAACCAAGACAGATAAAAAGTCTGACATGTTGAATATTTACCATCGCTAACAAAACCAAAATATGATACGGTTGTGCCATAATGCATAGTCCCACTTTGAATCCATTCAACAGAAAAAACATCAATAGGTGTAAGACCTCCCTGCAACCAACAGGTGGTTCAATAAACATTTACATAGAACCACACATACCCACATCAAACTGTTCAAGCTAAAACTTAAAAAAGTACTGAAGAACATCTATTGATTAAATTATGCAATCAAATGTACAAACAGTAGACAGATAGACATACCATACTTTCACCTATTGAAAAGCTTTAACTTGCAACAATTAAACTTGCTTCATCAACTATTTTTCAATCTTCTAAGGTACTTATTAACAAAGAAAAAGCATGCTTGAGAAGGAGGACTGGATGAATCAGGCAGCATTATACTAAGCCTATAAATTTCATGTAGGTATGTTTCCCTTTTTTGCCTTTCCTAATATAATATATAATTTCAAAAGCACAGTTGCTCCAAGTAGACATTATGACAGGAGTTATGGCGGCTTATACTCAATTCAGAATACATCAGATTTGCAGTTTCAGTACTAGAAAGGTTAAAAGGACTTTCTGACACTAGTGTGACTGAAACCCTACATGAGACAATGTTTTAACCACTCTACTCTCTAGGATGCCTCAAAGCACTGGAGAAACAACATAGCCAGCAAGGATAGAGCTACAGAAGAAAACTTGAGCTACTTATCCTACATCAAGATCACAGGCAAACCCAATTAGTGAGCATCTAGTATGGAGAAACATGGGTGGTGCTGACAGCACGATGGCAATACACAGCCACTGGAATGCACCATTTAACATGGATGTGTAGTGTGTCAACAGCAGGGTAACATTACATGGCCAAGTGAATGTAGAGGAGAGATGGTAACTTGGACATACAGAAGATTGCACATGTAAAGAAGTTAGCTTGTTCAATCATACCAATACTGAGAAAAAGAGAGATGATATGAAGACAGGTAGATTCGGGATTGCATGGGCAACGAAGTGACATTGTAGGATGGCAATTGTGGGAATAAAGGGGCAGGAAAAAAATCCAAGATTAGATATGCTTATCTCTTCGTAATTCAAAATCACCATTAATCACAAACAAAACATGTAGTTCACTTCAACCTAGCTCATAATAGAATATTTTACAGCAGGGAAATGAATAGCCACAGCTGTCAGTTACATGCAAATACCAAATAGGAGCACAAAGACACAGAAGATGAAGtagaattgaaacaaaacaaagtGTTCTTTACCCTGACAATTGACAATGCTGCAGAAATTGGATCCTTGACACCCAAGACTGTCCAAATAAGTGAGTTATCAGACCCAGCAGGTATTA harbors:
- the LOC136538741 gene encoding uncharacterized protein; translated protein: MARVLVDFVLVATLTAVLLLAAAPPPPARAAWVDSDYPSSVPCGVTIPVEQCDPAVAAANAACRDMCHYGGRRGGRCVSPGRLALVQGCHCRC